Proteins co-encoded in one Pseudophryne corroboree isolate aPseCor3 chromosome 1, aPseCor3.hap2, whole genome shotgun sequence genomic window:
- the LINGO3 gene encoding leucine-rich repeat and immunoglobulin-like domain-containing nogo receptor-interacting protein 3 has product MMPDKMASCWPYILVFHLLLLYSERKTLGCPARCECTPQIRSVICHRKRLSSIPEGIPSETKLLDLSKNRIRCLNPGELSSYPELEEVDLSENIISVIEPGAFANLFYLQTLKLKGNQLKLIPIGVFNKLSNLTLLDISENKIVILLDFMFQDLRNLKSLEVGDNELLYISQKAFSGLVGLEQLTIEKCNLTSISSDSLSYLQGLEVLKLRHLSISSLEDQNFHKLYSLKELEIDCWPFLEDVCPTAFQGLNLTSISITYTNITSVPAAALKSLTYLEYLNLSYNPIRVIQRGSFRDLIRLRELHIVGTSLTIVESQAFYGLRQIRLLNVSNNLLSTLEESTFQSVNTLETLRVDSNPLACDCRLLWILQRRKTLNFDGHQPVCASPTEIQGNALCDFPDSILFEYFTCQKPKIRDRKLQHITAHEGQPVSFHCKADGEPVPLIVWVSPQRRMITSRSVGRTTVLPEGTLEIRYAQVQDSGTYICIATNAGGNDTYFATLTVKGDNSPYSNRTVYLAEYNDTSHNDTHVFLKFTFDLKTILVSTAMGCITFLGVVLFCFLLLFVWSRGRGQHKNNFSVEYSFRKVDGPVSVAGQGGARKFNMKMI; this is encoded by the coding sequence ATGATGCCTGATAAAATGGCATCATGCTGGCCCTACATCCTAGTTTTTCACCTTCTCTTACTATATTCAGAACGAAAGACACTGGGATGTCCTGCCCGTTGTGAATGCACACCCCAGATCCGGTCAGTTATATGTCACCGTAAGCGCCTCTCTTCCATACCAGAGGGAATCCCCTCTGAAACAAAACTCTTGGACCTCAGCAAGAATCGCATTCGCTGCCTGAATCCTGGTGAACTTTCCTCATATCCAGAGCTGGAAGAAGTAGACCTTAGTGAAAATATTATCTCAGTAATAGAACCAGGCGCTTTTGCCAATTTGTTTTACCTTCAAACCCTCAAACTGAAAGGAAACCAGTTAAAACTTATTCCAATTGGAGTATTCAACAAACTTAGCAACCTAACTTTGTTGGATATTAGTGAAAATAAAATTGTCATTCTGTTGGATTTCATGTTTCAGGATCTACGGAATTTGAAAAGTCTTGAAGTTGGGGACAATGAACTGTTGTACATTTCACAGAAAGCCTTTTCTGGACTTGTAGGTCTTGAGCAACTGACTATTGAAAAATGCAACCTAACCTCTATATCTTCTGACTCACTGTCTTACTTGCAAGGTCTTGAGGTCCTGAAGCTGCGTCACTTGAGCATTAGCTCTTTGGAGGATCAGAACTTCCATAAGCTTTACAGCCTCAAAGAACTAGAAATTGACTGCTGGCCATTTTTAGAAGACGTCTGCCCAACTGCTTTCCAAGGATTGAATCTCACTTCCATTTCCATTACCTATACTAATATTACCTCAGTGCCAGCAGCTGCTCTAAAAAGTCTTACTTACCTGGAATATCTCAACCTTTCCTACAATCCTATTCGAGTTATTCAACGGGGTTCATTTAGAGACCTTATCAGGCTCAGGGAGCTCCACATTGTTgggacgtctttaaccattgtggaaTCTCAAGCATTTTATGGCTTGAGACAGATTCGTCTACTAAATGTGTCCAATAATCTCCTGTCTACACTGGAGGAGAGCACTTTCCAATCAGTCAACACTCTAGAAACGTTGCGAGTGGATTCTAACCCTCTTGCCTGTGACTGCCGTCTACTATGGATTTTACAACGAAGAAAGACCTTAAATTTTGATGGCCATCAGCCTGTCTGTGCTTCCCCCACTGAAATCCAAGGCAATGCTTTGTGTGACTTTCCAGATTCAATACTTTTTGAGTATTTCACATGCCAAAAGCCCAAAATAAGGGACCGAAAGCTCCAACACATCACAGCTCATGAAGGACAACCTGTATCATTTCACTGTAAGGCAGATGGGGAGCCTGTTCCACTCATTGTCTGGGTTTCACCACAACGAAGGATGATCACCAGCAGGAGTGTAGGGAGAACTACTGTCCTACCAGAGGGTACCCTTGAAATAAGATATGCTCAGGTACAAGACAGTGGAACCTATATCTGTATTGCCACTAATGCGGGAGGCAATGACACTTACTTTGCTACATTGACTGTAAAAGGGGACAACTCACCATATTCCAATCgaacagtgtatctcgcagaatatAATGATACCTCCCATAATGACACCCACGTTTTCTTGAAATTTACCTTTGACCTCAAAACAATCTTGGTTTCAACAGCCATGGGCTGCATTACCTTTCTGGGGGTTGTTCTTTTTTGTTTTCTACTACTCTTTGTATGGAGCAGAGGAAGAGGGCAACATAAAAATAACTTTTCAGTTGAGTATTCCTTCCGTAAAGTTGATGGACCTGTCTCTGTGGCTGGTCAGGGCGGAGCCAGGAAATTCAATATGAAAATGATATGA